The following DNA comes from Silurus meridionalis isolate SWU-2019-XX chromosome 14, ASM1480568v1, whole genome shotgun sequence.
TCCATTGTCCTTTTGCGCATGCGCACTGGAGGCGTCCTCACAGAAAGGAACGGTTGAGCTGCGCGAGCTGCTTTCTGCGCCGAGCAGTGCGTCCACACACAGTGCGGCAGGAGGGATGCGTTTCTGCGGCCAACGCGGGGGTTATTTGTGTTgtcgaaataaaaaatagatatagTTATAAAGCGGTGGTATGTGTTTACGGGTGTTAATGAACACGTCCACGAAAATAAAAGTAGGAACTTGCGCGGCTAACGTGAAGCCTGGAGGCAGGAAACGGTGAAGCTAGACACCTGGGGATGAGAGTACAAAGCACGCCAGAGTGTTGAGAAAAGGTACGTTATatcgtattattttattatcgtAACTGTTTCTACAACACACACGAGAATTATATATTGTTCTGCTTCTTTATACGGTTCctatttatgcattttatgAGCTTCAAACCAGCTTTAATGACTGTCTTCCTCAAAGTTGAGTTGAATGGTAATTAGTGATACACCGGAGGTTACAGACTGTTAGGACCCACACACAATGTCGTGTAGCTTTACAATCTCTTCCTTAAAAACAACGTGCTTGTTCTGTCTGCTTTATCCATTCAGTCTTTTTATCTAGTAATTATCCTCCATCATTGTTCCCAATTCCaactacacatttatttaacttCTGTTTTTAGAAACTGTACCACATTGCTTTTCTTCCACTTCCTACCTGAGAACATCAATTAGGAATTTCTGGTTGTATTTGTCctatttcatgtattttataATACCTAGAAATCTCCTTGTCCATCCTCCTGTGGATTTCCTGTTCTTTGGTTCCACCCACTAACTAAAGAATTTACCTTCTGTGCTGTGGTGAGATTGTGAGCTTTTTGATTGGATCTACCCGTTGATTAGGTTTGTGTAAGTACAGACTAATTGCTGTATGAAGCTAATGGGGCTTTTATGTGCGCTGCCTTCaaagctttatttcagcagtGAAGTTGTTAAGTCGCAGAGGTTCTCTGGTGGTCATGTAAATCATTAACAGGGTGCTGCAAGGTCATGGGTGAGCTTTgagcgatagagagagaaacCAGGAACCACCTGGGTCATTCTGCCAGCATTTATTTAACCTTACATTAAAGCCATGATCTCAGAAATAATGATGCCTTTTCCTCGTACTACCAACATACATCTTTTCCTATCTTTAGTGTGTACAATATGGAACGCCTTCAACAGTGGCTGTTAAGAGCCAATTACGTGCCTCATTTGTAAAGGTGTTTACATTAAAGGTGACAGCGTGCTTCCTTTATTTCTAAGAGTCTAGTGCGCATGGGTCGTCAAAGTAGAGTGGCCTAAACAGTGTCAGTGTTTCACCACTGTGTATTTCACAAGTATTACAGCCCCCACTGGTGTCAGTTACATGGATGTGTGAACTAAACTGTTTCAGGCCACTATGTGCTTCTCTTAAAGTTTTATAAGGAAGCCACCtagctgtgtgtatgtaattaCACACATGTCGTTTATCTTAGTTTGACTTCACATCTGTATGCAGTATAACTGTATGCAGAGATTACGAACACAATTATGGTTGGTTTATTCCCCTTAATTTTCAGGCCTCCTGGGAGTTACAAGTAATTGGCGACACTTTATATTGCCCACAAAACTCCCAGTTTTGGCTTTAGAGGATACTGAAAGCCTAATATTTATCTCTGTGCTCCACTGGATGCTGCACTTATTAGGCTCTTATTAGGAAATACATGGACAGAATAATCAGAGCAGATAAGTATTGTACATTTTGGCAATAATCCACCCAACATTCGGTTACTGGATTCCTTTCTGGACATATGGCATATGCAACTTACCAATAAAGTGACAGCAGAAGAAGGCAGACATGTAAATCTCACAGCTATTAATTCTATCTCTAGTCTTTACCAGTACATCTATTTACTATTCTCTGAACTCAAATGCACTAAATAAGTTTTGTTTAGCCAAAATCTAGGTGTGGCTTACTTTAAATCCATTAACAGCTTTTTTATCTGATCCGTCAGATGCTATTCACATGACTGCTTGAGTAAGATAGTAACTGCTAAAAGCAGATACCGCATATATTCTCAGTGTGCACTCGCTATCCTCAGCTTCTTTAGCAAACTAGTCCAAcatcattacatttaataagGCAAATCTACTCCAATAGGGTGTCCTTCCACTGGATTTGGGACTCTTCAAATTGCACAAACATTGCGCTGATCCTGGATCACCTTAGAATAGAAGGTTAATGTTCAGTAGAAGATTCATAGAGTTTGTGCCTCACTGTAAGCAAAAACAGACTAAACTGTATGTACCAGGCAAATTATTTGACTTCAGAGTCCAGCACAAAAAGGAATAAGGTTTTGTCGTCTTCCTCCCCTTGTAAGCATTGGCCCCTTTCTCGTGAATTATGCCTTAAGCACTGAATCACAAGGTTTATTAGACATGAGGTATTGGACCAAAACAACATTCTTGCTGTGTATGTCCAGACTCTGCCAGTCCTTTGATCTACAGCCTCTTCAAACTTTATATAACCCTGCTACCCTGAGAGCTACCCAAGGTCAGGCATCCTCATCCAATTGGTGTATCGTATTTCAGTCAGGGAATGACTTGTGTAATGTTTTCAGACATTCTTTGTCTATGTTTATTGTGTTAACCTGAGCTTTCACAGCAAATGTATTGTTGCAGTTTATGGATCACTAACAATGTATAGCTGTGTTTACAGACAGCTTAATGTGTAAATACAGCTCCCATTTAATCATACAAACAACCCatcatttataacatttcaacagcctctctctttttttttttttttttttttttcttcttttttttaaatgagcacTACAGCCTTGTGGGCTTGTGGCTTAACAGCAAGTCACCCCTCCTGTCAGTTATGTTGACACATTGAGGGTGCAGTGAAATTGAAGGTGTTGTCTATCATTTAGGTCTGTgacctcattaaaaaaatcttgtattacacacacaaatctgctGTGTTTCACATGTTGATGGGGCTTGTCATTAGAAAGTACTGTTGCATGACTGTATGTTGTAGAATGAATGTGATCAGTGAAGGCAATATTCCATAAGGCCAGCAGGCTGACAGAAGCATTTCCGGATCTCAAATCCTGCTttcaaatgttaaaatattctAACATTTGAAAGCATGATTTGAGATCTACTAACACTTCCAGACTGTGATAATTTTCTGAAGTCATTCAGGTCATTTGTCATCGGAAATCTCACAATTCTGACCTGACAATTATAGATTTTTAAGTTTTGGTTAAATTGCAGTCAGGGTGGACTATTGATAAAAACTTACTAAAAATCTATAGTTGTCAAGTCAGAATTGTAAGATTTTCGATGACTAATGACCTGAATGACTTCAGTAAATTATCACAGTCTGGAAGTGTTGTTTTGTGCACCGTTCATCCAGCACAGTGCATATAGAATACAGACAAATCTAGTAAAAGTGCACTAGTGATGTACCCTCTGCCATCCCTGTAACATGCAAAAGTAGTGTACGACTAAAATGTACATCCAATGACCTTATTTTACTGCATATTATCCCTGTGAAAATCAGCAAGATCAACTTAtctatttcagttttttttatatatatcacacaGATGCAAAAttgcaatgcaaatatgttatttTAACCAATGTCTGCTTTTTTACACTATTCAGGTTGGTAATATTCGATCATAGTGCAGCTATTCTACTAATGTGTTTTACCATTTAAAAGAAGCAAGTTAGCCTTGTTCATGATTGCTGCATAAAATCCTTACACTTAAATGAATGTCTCTAAAAGACTAGATAGTTTTAAACAAGATCTCACAAAGATCTTTTCTGTTAACTCAGCATGACGattgtttctgtgtttgagcTACAATCAGCAGACGTTTTATTCTGATTGGTACTTGATGCAGCCACAAATATGTGTGACGGTTTTGGGAAAACACCTCAGATGTCACTGTGCATGAATTCCGTAAGCTGgctaaaaaatgtcaaaaaactAGTTTAACTTCAACAACATAAAGTTTCTGCTGGCTTTGACACCACTGCTGGATAATAAAATGCACAATGTGGCCAAATAAACACCTGACCTCTACACCCATATACAGGCCTTCCCTGAACTATTGCCACAGAGTTACACAGCTGTATAGAATGATGCATGTATGTTGAAGAATTTTCCTGTACTGGAAATATGgggcccaaacatgttccagcatgaaattTCCAGTGTGTACAAAATAAGATTTCTAAATGCATGTTTTGCCAGCATTGGTGTTGAAAAGTGTAAGCCTGCACAGAACTCCAAACTCAGCCAcaataaacacctttggaatgaacatGGACACTGACAGcacctgcaccccaggcttcctcacccaACAGTAATTCCTCACCTCTCTAATGCTGTGGCTGATTGAATACAAATCCCCACAGACACACTCTAGAATCTGAGTGCAAAGACTTCTCAGAAACATGAAGGTTATTCAGATTGTAATAAGACACTGGCTTTTAAAATGTCTGATGCGTCTGCATTATTACATCATCACCAAAACAGAAAAGCACATAAGCAGACTACAGATAACCACTCAGTTAAAAATACTGACTAGTCGGGAGAACTGATTTAATTATTAAGATATATATGTTAGTTGTTTTTACAACTATATTATAGAAAAGCTAACAATGTACAGTGTTTCTCAGGCCACCACACATGTGGGTGAATAACTTGTGTATAGAGTTTTTCATATTTGTGCAGCAATCTCTAATTCACACAGTAGCCCTGGATCTGCCCTTTAATAAATATTGTCTTTAATCATAGAGATGTGTATAAACATACACAGACAAGCCTTTGAACAATGCTTGGTGAATATCACTATGCACAAACGCCACACAGAATCAGCCCTGTTTCCAGTGATGGAAACTAGCCTCGTTATTGCGTATGCCCATGGCGCTGTTTGTTTAAAGTGTGATCAGTAAAGCTGTAAGTGATGTGTTTATGGGAGTTTGTGTTCAGGAAGGGTGGCAACGTGGATTTCCGCAAACATTGGAGAGCACCAGTGGCTCGTATGCAAGCTGTCCTTGTCTGTACGCCCCATAATGAACCCCTGTGACACTTCTATATACACTCTATTGCTCCCAATAGGGCTGTCATGGTGCAAAGGGGGTTGGTGCAGGGGATTCTGGTATGAAATAAGAATGCTTCAAACATGAGTTTGAACACCCCCCAAAATccccaaaatgtattaaataggTAAGACTAAAAAAGATGTGGGTATAGAATATAAGAATTAAAGTCCATTTCTCACAAATTCCCAAATGTAGTTTAGGAGACGGAATTTGTCCCAGTTTTAATCCTTACACGAACAACTTCTAGTGGTTATTCCATTTTaacttaaaaattttttttatatataatatatatatatatatatatatatatatatatatatatatatatatatatatatatatatatatatatatatatatatgctcaaGAATGTCTTAAGTCTGTACAGTGGGAAAGAAAGAGTTTGGATTTGTTGGCGTGCAGCCCATTCACTTTTTCACATGCATATAGTTGTCTTTAACAAGTTTTGCAATTTTTCGCTGCTGTCCTGGATGAAGCCAAAAAGTATGTGCTTCTTATTACATGGTTAACCTCTGACCATGAAACAGCCTCAAATATCTATTTATGAGCAGCTTTTTGCATTTGTGACCTGCAGAAAGAAAATGTagcatacatgtgtgtgaaatgcCATCTGCAGACATGTTTACAGCTTGAGGCTACTAAGCAGGACCTGCTAAGCTGCTTTTCCAGGATACACACTGAGATCCACGTGTGCAAAATTATCGAAACAAATTCTGTGGTATTATTTGCATATTGTCTGCCGAACTCGCACAAATCTGATTGTCCGATCCCTGACTTTCAGATGTTTTATGGGTTTGTGTTGCTCTTGTAACCTCAGTACACGCTACTACAAAAACAATTAGCTGGTAAGACCGTTACGCTTAAAAATTTACTGTACGCTTAAAAATTTACTGTGCTGTTATTGGATTACACAGTGTTTCACATGTTTGAATttatagctttttaaaaaacaaaaacatgcattttaaagGAATATTTTGTTAATTCTTGTCTGATTTCACTGTGTACTTGTGTTCAAATGTACAGCCTTGTTTTCTTTATTGGAAATTAAACATGGTTACATTCAGGACCATGAACATGATTGTTATAAGTAACCTTAGATTGAACCTCAATCATTACATAGGCAGAATTTGGAAAGTGAAAAAGGAAGATACATAAATAATGATTGCCTTCATAGGAGGTGTGAGAGAGCCCAAGGGCACGACTCTTCCTGGGGTATTTGGGTGAGTGCTGCTGGTGCAGCTTTCACGTTGAGGTGCCTGTTTTCACTCCAGGTGAGAGGGAAGGAGTTCGGGTTAACGAACCTACTGTGCACTGCGAGAATCCAGATTGGCTACCTTATCTACAGTGAACGGCCTCAAAGCACTCTGAGCTGATCTTTATCTCTCTAATCCCATTAACTGCTCTTTACCCAGTTGGAAAACAAAGACGTGCTCGGCATTTGTCAATATTCTTAATCACCTGAGTGAAGGCTTGCTTTGGTGTGTGGGTTATTTAAGAAGGCTGTGGCTAAGGCCAGTTCCCAATTTAGATTGCGGTTATCTAGCTGGATGGACAAAATTCCTCTTGACAGATAGCAATGCAAATGTCTGTGTGGCTGTAAGAATTTTATAGAATAATGgaattctttattttacaaatataatgtttttttttttcatagtatGGGCATAGGACACTTTCTGTGAGATGGCCTCAGGTCAGGTCCTTCTGTCCAGGTCAGCAGCTCCTTTATGTTCAAAATTGTCGTACTTCATAGTAGAGTGATTAAATTCTTGTAGACTTCTATGGGCTTCTATGGTCATGGCGTTTTCAAAGCCAGTTTTCTGTAATCATAAGATGTGCAGCTAGAAATGCTGGTAGGTATTTGCGTCATTCCCAGTTGACACTACGATGTGTATATTTGCGATTGTGAGTAAGTCAGCCTCACAGGGTCAGAGGTTAGTTATGTATAGGTCATTTAGCCTGTGGGGATAGTGAAATGGATGGATGCTGAGGGAAGTAGAAATATGTGTTCAGACTAGAAGGGATGAAGAAAGCCAGCTGCTCCCCCTGTGTTGTGCTGCAACTGACATGGATGTCGGAAGGGGCTGTTTGGAAAGTCACTGGCAACATCCGAGGCCTTCACTTTCCCACGCTGCCTTCTCATGCTCCCCATACTCCCCTCATTTTCACACAGAGCTATAAATAAGCCCGGCTACCCCAATCTGATGGAGCAGCTATGAAAAAGTGCTCTGGAATGAGCTGTGATTATTAGACCTTCCAGTAAATCATGCTAATGGTTTGATACTTAATGAGCATTGCTATGTACAAGTCAAGCATCTGTGCCTGAGTCATACATAGCACacagagagtgaaagagtgCGAGAGGTGTTAACTCCAGTGGAGGTTTCATGGAGGTCTATGGGGGATTAAGACATTTTAGTCTTTCGTGACCTGCTTGTTTGTTTCTGCAGCTTTTGCCACCCAGTAGCAGTACCCCACATAACTTTGTTATTCGTTCTCTGgtatgcattatttattattatactaatagttctgtgtatttattatgcATATTTGTTGCATGTTCAATGCCTTGCTTtatattcattcactcatttaaaAAGCAATTTACTGGGGAGACCAATGGCCCTAATTTACGATTACACAACAGGCTGTTTCATCGTATTTTGTGGATATGATTATAGTTAGAGCAGCAACTCAGCACTGTTATAGATATAAATGTAAGTAGAGAGCAGGCTTTTAGCATTTATTGTCTCTGGCCTTAAGGGACAGTTCTGTAGGCTGCATgcgttcattcagccacagatGAATATCAAAAAACAATTGCAAAGtcttttgcacttttatttaatcGAACAAATTGCAGaatgatttgaaataaatgcaaactgTGTGTCTGCACACCCAAGCAgctattttatattgtattttaattgtatttttgttgtGATGTGTTGCATAATGTGggcaaataaaaattttgaGCATCATATCCTCGGGGCTTGGAGATGTAGGGCTAGGCACATGGGCCACAAGGGCTGACTGCTATGCACATAGacaataaacatgtttttcCGCTGCCTTAAAAAGAAGCCACGAGCATGACAACAGgaagcacttttttttgttgcatggtGCACGGTGTTGCCGTAGCAACAAATACAGGTAAGTAGCTCTTCAGGAAGTGAAGGCAGTGCTGACAGGCAAAGCAGCAAACAGAGGAAGATCAGTATCAGTCGGAGCACCACCAGAGATGACTTCACTCAACTATTGTTTCTTTAGAAATGGGGGACTGATGAATAATTCATTAGCATCAGCTGGAGAAACCTGTTTGGCCTGCTGAGCACTCGGCCTTTCTCTTAATTTGAATAGCTGAAATTAGCAGGCTAGGGTGAGCGCCTATTTAGATAGGAAAAGGGTTACGAGATGCATGTATGATTTGCAAGTCCTGCAATCTCTGTATAAATCTATGATGGTGTCGTTACCATGTATGTACAGATGTCACACAAAGACACATgcacattaatgttttttatgcaAACAGATTAGCATTTTAACCACTGACCACTGCCTCTGCTTTGTGAACATTAACAAGGGGTATGTCATACCTGTGATAGGAAGTTGGTAACCTGCCTCAAAACCATTTGCAAAAACTAGCCTCTTGCACACTTTTAAACTGTGTAATTCTATGTTGTAGACTTGGCCAATACTTGCTCTCATGTTCCTTCTGACAGCAGATAATAGAAGTAAGCATTCCCCCACCCCTGAGGATAgaactatacattttttaagttttaagtttcacaatggacattgtctcaaagcagctttacagaacttaagaattaaagtgaattttgtgtatttatcactGATGAGCAGCCGGGGGTGACGGTGACAAGTTAAAAACTCTctagatgttatgaggatgaaaccttgagaggaaccagacccaaaaggggaacccgtcctcatatAAATGTCAGTTTGGATGGGCACTGCATTTCCAGGGGTTATTTTATTCTAGATAAAGCACTTCATCTGTAATAATTAATGACATGATGCAACGGGGCGTAAGCGTTTCATTATTGGGGTTTGAGGTTTTACATTCATCTAACTAGTTTTTGAAAAGGGGTTTATGTGCTGATGAGATTCTCCTGACTGtttttctgctgtctctgtgttttctaatgtttaaaatgaatattttgcaTGAGCAGATAATAATGATAGCTCAATTTGTTAGTAGATAGACTTTGGGGCATGATCTAGGCTGCTCCATATCATTAATATTTAGCTGTTCCTGTAGCACAGTGATATATATTGTACACAGAACATGAGCATCATAAACACTGCCACATTGATCCACCAATCTAGGTACTTTCCTTACTTAAGTATCCATGTCAGTCTTATCTTATCTTGGTATTAGCTAAGGCTATATTGTCTTGACTCAAAGGTCTAGATCGTAAACTCTAGCAAATGGCACATCCAGACATTTCTGTCTGACTCATTCAGTGGTAGTTACACTGCATTCTGTTCTTCAAGCCTGTCATGCAGATAAGACTTCTTGGAATTGCTTTACTACCGACTCTTGAGTGTTCAGAGTGTAATGAAACCGCAGTAGTGGAAAGCATTGTTTAATTAAACTTTTGGGCCTGTGTGCTGCCTGCCTTTGGAGTTTCaatatatctatttttatttttgtttaaaagcttatagtgtgttttgtttctttccaCAGGTTCCACTCACCTGTACTGTATGTGCCTTCAACTCTGACCTAATCATACAAACTCCAATTTAACTCCTCTGGATTTAGCTGGGAACCCCAATTTGGAAAGATGCCTATCTTGAAGCAACTAGTGTCCGGCTCGTCTCAGACGAAGCGGCGCTCTCGCATGGACCTTACCACGGAAATGATTAGTGCGCCCTTGGGAGATTTTCGCCACACGATGCATGTGGGCAGGGGTGGCGATGCTTTTGGGGACACATCCTTTCTCAGCAGCCGCTCAGGCGAGCCCTCACAGGATGTCAGTTCTAATCCTCGGTCTCCTAAGCCGGGCCTACTGTCCAGAACCTTCAGAAGCAGCAAGCGATCTCAGTCCGTCACTCGTGTGGACCAGCGGGACAGCACACAGCTACCTTCGGGTGGCTCGCCAACTTTTGTGAAGAATGCCATGTCGCTGCCTTTTCTAAACAATGAGGGTGGGGATACTGAGGGTGGTAGGTTGCTCAGGAGCCTAGCCTCCAGCCCCATGAAACAGCAGGCCTCCAATGGGGCAGCTGCTCATAGCCTAGACCTCGAGCTCCATGAGAGGTCCTTTGGGGAGCTGACCGACTTGCGACCCTCTCCATCTTATAATGGAGGAGGCATGAAGCATGCCGAATCAGTTATGTCCTTTCATGTCGACCTGGGTCCTTCTATGCTAGGAGATATTCTAGAAGTCATGGCAAAGGAAGATGATGACCTGGGCTTTGAAGAGGGCAAAAACAGTGAGGGGTGGGCTTCACCTTTTCCCAGCAACCAAGGATTAGATGAAGAAGAGGCAGAAGAAGGAATGTTAGTGGAGGAGCTAAAAGTAGCGGATGGGGAGGAGGAACAGGAGATGGATCTGGAGGTGGAACATGAGGCCACTCTTCATGCCCCCACTTCAGTAGACCTGGAAATTAAAAGCGAGGTCACCAGCACTCCTGAGCcacaccacaaacacctgcAGCACTCTGACAGCTGCTCTGTTTCCAGCTCTGGCTCACATGCCATGGAGGACAAACAACTCTGTCAGCCCTATCAAGAAGACATGAACAGTGGTAACTACAGCTACCACCCTGGGGAGGAAGGAGCCTTCTCATCTTTCTTGGAGGACGAGGATGACGAGATCCGTGTGTGAGTCTCAAAGCCCTGTGGAATGTTTATGAGAAAGACATGTAAGCAATTGTGACCCCGTGGTAATGAAACTGAAAGTCTATAACTGCTCTTAGACCCTGTGTGGGAGGAGAGTAAATTCTATCTAATGGCCCTACAAAGGACATAATCACACCACTGTCAGACATGTTCACTTAGCCTGGGTCTGAGAGCTGCCACTTTTTGGACATGTAAGTAGTGAGGAGGAGTATTGAGGATGGGAaaagatggagaaaagaaaagactttAATGTTGTAACATCAGTTGTCATTGAATATTTGGACCCCAGCATTTGGAATTTTTGGTCATGTGTACTACAGGTGCTGGCTAATGGTATCTTCCAACACGAGTATAGTTTTCACTACACAATACGGTTTAAAGGAGCACTCATCTAAATACTGATCTGCCCACAGGACATGTTCTGTTTCTGCCTGGCCTGTGAATGAGTGCAAAAACTTTGACAGTAATTACAATATTGTAGTGCGTGTGAAGGATTTTGCTTACACATCCTGTTACAGTGCCATTAGGGCAGGTGACAGACAAGGATGGGAAATCATTCTGTATTAAAGATCAAATCCAGTAACTGAAAGGGATGCAGTGGCAGATGTTTTGTGATCCATTTGCCTGCACTAACTGTCCATAATTCTGTACTAGCAGTGGTGACAGCTGGGAAACTATGTGTCGGGGGGGTGGGGGTTCATGCTTGTAAAGGATTTTGTACACTTGTTGCCTGTGTGGTGTCTTTATCTCACCACTTCCTTCCTCATCATGTGACAGCAACTATTTAGCTCTGCAGCTAGCTGGTTATAGTGGGGCAGGAATTATGCCGTATGAACAGTCGGTGTGAGATCGGgtttggaattggggttttCCTACGTTGCATTTTATAGCATATTTGATGATGctgcattaattaaattggAATCAGTTGTAAGAGGCAGTGTCATATTCCGCACCACTGTATAGTGTTCAAATCATCTGGGTGAGGGAAAGTTGTACACTAACTAGTGTTTagattcttttctcttttttttttttttttctttctttcacagaaTTCATGttgtaaaatatgtatattttatgccTTTACTGCTGCCTGGCCCACGCTGGTGTATGTTCTTCTATCATAGCTTACTCATTTCCACCATTTGTAGGCCAAGGAGACTAGCTGTTATGAAAAAGCGCTGAGTTGTAAGAAATCCTTGCAGAGTGTTTGGCAGCTAGTTTGATTTTAGCCTTAAATAGAAATGACAAAAGTGCCAAATTTAATCTGCTATTTAATCCGAAGTAAATCTAGCAATTTGTATATCATTAAAAGGGGGATTTTACAGTCTGGGTCCCTAAGTGACTTATTCAAATCAGGGGCTAAAGCCTTATACTTAATTCACTGAAATGCTTAGCTCAAGTGTATTTACTTAAACCACAGAAGAGACGAATCACAAAAGTTCCAAgatatttgcctttttttcccgGAAAATCTGTTTTGaatataagaaagaaaataagggGAAACAGTTCCagcttctttgttttttttttgctgtgccAGCTGAATTTTAAAATCAGAGGCCTGTTAGAATCGAGGCTCCTGAATCATAACACtgtttattattgcattttGCTAGTTTTTCTTACTTAATGTCTTCTTATGCATATATTTCTTGCTTGGATGGccttgttttgaaaatgtaacataactatatttttcaataaaaggATGTTATCACCAAGCAGGTACTGTGTGTTGTGACTTTCACAATCAGACCCCAACACTAATCT
Coding sequences within:
- the cdc42ep4a gene encoding cdc42 effector protein 4a; translated protein: MPILKQLVSGSSQTKRRSRMDLTTEMISAPLGDFRHTMHVGRGGDAFGDTSFLSSRSGEPSQDVSSNPRSPKPGLLSRTFRSSKRSQSVTRVDQRDSTQLPSGGSPTFVKNAMSLPFLNNEGGDTEGGRLLRSLASSPMKQQASNGAAAHSLDLELHERSFGELTDLRPSPSYNGGGMKHAESVMSFHVDLGPSMLGDILEVMAKEDDDLGFEEGKNSEGWASPFPSNQGLDEEEAEEGMLVEELKVADGEEEQEMDLEVEHEATLHAPTSVDLEIKSEVTSTPEPHHKHLQHSDSCSVSSSGSHAMEDKQLCQPYQEDMNSGNYSYHPGEEGAFSSFLEDEDDEIRV